Below is a window of Flavobacterium cyclinae DNA.
TTTTAACGATAGTCCAATTTATATCAAAATAAATATTGAAAAAATAAATAGTAAGGATAATTCAAAAGAAATTTTTAAAGCAGAATTAAATAAATTTGAAATAACTTCTTTCAAAGAAATAAAAAATCCTTTTTTAATTAATTTAAGAATAAAATTGAATAAAATAATTTTTGATTTCATTAACAATAAGCCAGAATAATGTCAATCTCAAAAAACCTCAATAACATAAAATCCCAACTTCCAGCTCACGTTACTTTGGTAGCAGTTTCAAAAACCAAACCTATATCGGATTTAATGGAAGCGTATGATGCTGGCCAACGTATTTTTGGAGAAAATTATGTTCAAGAATTAGTTGAAAAACAGGAACAAATGCCAAATGATATACAATGGCATTTTATTGGGCATTTGCAATCTAGGAAAGTTAAACTTATTGCACCTTTTGTAAGCTTAATTCATGGTGTGGATAGTTTAAAATTATTGCAAGAAATCAACAAACAAGCAGCAAAAAATAATCGTGTAATTGATTGTTTGTTACAAGTTTTTATTGCGGAAGAAGAAAGTAAATTTGGGTTAGACGAACAAGAATTAAACGAGATTCTGGAACATGTCCATAATGACAAAGAAAACTATAAAAATATCCGAATCGTTGGCTTAATGGGAATGGCAACCTTCACAGAAAACCAAAACCAAATTGAAAAAGAATTCAAACATCTAAAAACGATTTTTGATACTATTACCTCTTGTACAGACGCGATTAATCGCGTCTCTCCAGAAAACATTGATATAAAAATATTATCCATGGGAATGTCGGGCGATTATCAACTCGCAATTTCATGCGGAAGTACGATGGTTCGAATTGGAAGTAGTATCTTTGGAACGAGAAATTATCAATAAGGCAATTTGTCAATGTGCCAATTAACTGAAAACCGAGACTGAACACTGTAAACTATTTTGTACGCAATAATCGACATAGAAACCACTGGAGGACAATACAATGAAGAAGGTATAACCGAAATCGCCATTTATAAATTTGATGGTCATGAGGTTGTGGACCAATTCATTAGCCTTGTAAATCCCGAAAAACCAATCCAACCTTTCGTTGTGAAGTTAACTGGGATTAATAATGCTATGCTTAGAAGTGCTCCCAAATTCTATGAAGTGGCAAAAAGAATTATCGAAATCACTGAAGGATGTGTAATTGTGGCTCACAATGCTTCATTCGATTATCGAATTTTAAAAACCGAATTTAGACGTTTAGGTTTTGATTTCAAAAAACAAACGCTATGTACGGTAGAATTAGCAAAAAAGTTAATTCCGGGTCAAGAATCGTATAGTTTGGGTAAGCTGGTGCGTTCATTAGGAATTCCTATGGCAGACAGACATCGTGCTAGTGGTGATGCTTTGGCTACTGTGAAATTATTCAAAATGTTGTTGGTAAAAGACATCGAGAAAGAAATCGTAAAAAGCTTTATCAAAACCGAAATTAAATCGGGAATGTCTCCGAAATTGTTAGATATTGTGGAGAATTTACCTTCAAAAACAGGTATTTACTACATTCACAATGAAAAAGGCGATTTGATTTACATCGGGAAAAGCAAAAACATCAAAAAACGTGTCAACCAACATTTCACAGGAACTTCGAGTAAAAGTAAAAAAATCCAACGTGATGTTTTTGCCGTGACTTTTGAAGAAACGGGAAGCGAATTAATAGCACTTTTAAAGGAAAGCGAAGAAATTAAAATCAATAAACCAATTTACAACAGAGCTCAACGCAAAAGTATTTTTCAATACGCGCTTTACCAACACACAAACGAACAAGGTTACATTTCATTAACCGTTGAAAAAGCAGATGGTCGAAAGAAAGAAATCACTTCGTTTACTTCGCTTCAGGAAGGCAAAAATGCATTGTTCAAGATAACAGAAAAATACAATTTGTGTCAGAAAATCAATGGTTTGTATGATACTCAAAACGGATGTTTTCAATACAAAATAAAAGAATGTAATGGAGCTTGTTTGGGTGAAGAAAACCCTGAAAGTTACAACGAAAGAGTTTTGGAATTCATTGAAGAGAACTCGTTTGAAAACAACAATATGGTAATTCTTGATCGCGGTAGAACGTATGATGAAAGAACTGCTGTATTAATTGAAAATGGTATATATAAAGGCTACTGCTTTTACGATTTGAATTATCAAGTGAATAACATTGAAATTTTGAAAAACATCATCATTCCAATGCAACACAATCGCGATACAAAAACGATTATTCAATCTTATATTAGAAAAAATAAAGTGTATAAAATAATTCGTTTTTAATGAACTATCTTATTACCATTATAGGACCAACAGCCATTGGAAAAACGGCTTTGAGCATTACTTTAGCACAACATTTTGGTTGCGAAATTATATCATGCGATAGTCGTCAGTTTTTTAAAGAAATGAAAATTGGCACCGCTGTTCCGAGTGATGAAGAATTAGCAGCTGCAACCCATCATTTTATTCAAAATAAATCGATTTTTGAAAGTTATTCGGTAGGCGATTTTGAACAAGAAGCTTTATCGAAATTGGATGAATTATTTCAGAAAAATAACATTCAAATTATGGTAGGTGGTTCGGGATTATATGTAGATGCGGTTTTAAAAGGATTTGATGATTTTCCAGATATTGATGATTCGGTTCGAAATGAAATTAATACTAAATATGATGCATTAGGTATCAACTTTTTACAAGAGCAACTCCAAAAATTAGATTCGGAATATTACCAAAAGTTAGAAACTGATAATCCACAAACCTTACAAAATCCGCAACGTATGAAACGTTTTGTAGAAGTTTGCTTGGGAACTGGAAAACCGTATTCGAGTTTTATTGGAAAACGAAAAAACAAAAGAAACTTCACTCCTATTATCATTGGTTTAGAAGCCGACCGAGAAATCATGTATGATAGAATCAACCAACGCGTGGATATTATGCTAAATGAAGGACTTTTAGCTGAAGCAGAATCTTTGTATCCAAACAAACATTTGAATGCATTACAAACCGTTGGTTACAGAGAATTATTCGATTATTTTGATAGAAAAATAACTTTAGAGTTTGCCATCGAACAAATCAAGATGAACACGAGACGTTTTGCAAAACGCCAAATCACTTGGTTTAAACGAACAGAAAATGTGAGTTGGTTTGATTATTTGACAGATAGAAAAGAGATTATCAGTTCTATAAAATCAATGATTCATAATTCATAATTCATAATTCATAATTCATAATTCATAATTCATAATTCATAATTTATAATTTTTTTATGCCCATATCTTCCAATTTTACTTCTATTTTAGAACAAGAATACGAAATCAACTTTTTGCAATGTTATCCAAATGGTTTATTGAAATATACTGAGTTATGTAATATTTTTCAAATTACAGCGGGAATTCATGCCGATTTAGGTGGAATCAGTTTTAGTGATATGCAAGAACATCATCAAGCTTGGGTAATGAGTAAAATGCGTTTGGAAATTATCAGTTTACCCAAATGGAAGGAGAAAGTTACCGTAAAAACGTGGATAAAATCATTAGAAAATTCACGTTCGACTCGTTGTTTGGAATTGTATCGCGGTGATGAGAAATTAGCGGGTTGTGAAACGTATTGGGCCGTTTTAAATACACAAATTAGAAGACCTGAAAATTTAGCTTTACCTCACGAACATTTTATCAAATATCCAGAACATAGTGCAACTGAAAAATCGGTGCAGCGTATTAATTTGGATGTTGCATTCGAAAAAATATTAGATTATAAAGTACAACTATCTGATTTAGATATCGTAAATCATGCTAATAACGTGAAATACTTAGAATGGTGCTTAAATACTATGGATAGAAAATTTATCTTGAAACAAAACATAAAAGGCTTTGAGATGAATTTCTTAAAAGAATTGAACTGGAATGATGAAGCAATAATTTCTAAAAACGAAAATACATACATCATTACCAAAGACGAAAAAGTTTGTTATGCATTAGAAATTATTGAATAAAAAAGTCCTGATTTCTCAGGACTTGAAATTATTTCTTGATGACTAATCTAAAACCTTCACCGTGAATGTTTAAGATTTCAACATTTTCGTCTTGTTTTAAGAATTTTCTCAATTTAGCGATATAAACGTCCATACTTCTTGATGTGAAGTAGTTATCATCTCTCCAAATTTTAGTTAAAGCCAATTCTCTTGGCATTAAATCATTTTCGTGAAGTGCTAACATTTTTAAAAGTTCACACTCTTTTGGAGATAATTTAATTGGTTCTTGACCTGGATATGTTAAGAAACGTAATTTTGAATTCAAGTGGAATTTACCTATTTCAAACTCAAACTTAGTTGTATCTGGTTTTACTTCAGACGCTTTTCTTTGAATAATTGCTTTGATTTTCATTAAAAGCACTTCTGAATCAAATGGTTTATTCAAATAATCATCAGCACCAACTTTATATCCTTTTAAAACGTCTTCTTTCAACGTTTTAGCTGTTAAAAAGATAATTGGCACTTCTTGGTTTTTCTCACGAATTTCTCTAGCTAAAGTATAACCATCTTTGTAAGGCATCATAACATCTAAAATACACAAATCATAGGTGTCTTTTTTGAATTTTTCAAAACCTTCCATTCCGTTTTTAGCCAAGGTAACCTCAAAATCATTTATCATTAAATAATCTTTCAAAACCGCACCAAAGTTTGGATCGTCTTCAACTAATAATATTTTTTTTGCTTCCATGATAATGTTCTATATATTTTAATTTATTAATGGCATTTTTATTATAAAGGTACTTCCCTTACCTTTTTCACTCTCTACAAATATTTGACCATTGTGGTCTTCAACAATTTGTTTTACATAGGCTAAACCAAGCCCATGACCTTTTACATTATGTAAATCTCCCGTATGTTCGCGGTAGAATTTTTCAAATACTCTTTTTTGTGCTACTTTACTCATACCAGCACCTTGATCCTGAATTTTTATAAGAATAAAATCTTTTATATTCTCGGTAAAAACATCAATTATTGGGGCGTCTGGTGAATATTTAATAGCATTGTCTAACACGTTTACTAATACATTTGTAAAATGTACTTCGTTAAGTAAAATTGTACTTCTTTGTGCATTAAAATGCTGATGAATTATTCCTTGTCTGTCTTCAACAATTAAACTAACGTGTTCGATTGCATCTTCAATAATTTCGGTTACATCTCTTGGTTCTTTAGAAATATCCAATTCGTTTTTCTCTAATTTAGAGATTCGTAAAACATTTTCTACCTGAGCATGCATTCTCTTGTTTTCCTCTTTAATCATTTGGAGATAACGTTGTACCTTTTCTTTATCTTCAATGATTTTTGGATTTTTAATTGCATCTAAAGCTAAGTTGATAGTAGCTATAGGTGTCTTGAATTCATGTGTCATATTATTAATGAAATCTGTTTTGATTTCAGAAATTTGTTTTTGTTTGATTAATTGATTTAAGGCGCTTGAATACGTTAACACAATAACCAAAGTAAACAATAATGACAAAGTTGAAATTCCAATTAAAGATGAAAAAACGAATTTGCTTTTTTGTGGAAAACTCACTAAAAGTTGATACATCGACATTCCTTCATTATCTTGAAGTATAGGAATTCCGTAAGTTGTATTACTATTGTATTTAAAATTTTCAGAACGAATTTTAGTTGCTAAGCCATTGCTATAGATACCAAATTCAAAAGGTGTTTTGACTCCGTATTTATGAAGTTCATCTTTTAAATATTTTCCAAGTTGTTCTACTGAAACCCTTTCTTGAATAGGTTTTAATGAAACAACATCTTTAAAAGTTACTTCAAAATTTGCTTTGTCTAAACTTGTTACACTTCCTGATTTATTAATAGATAAGTCTGGTAATGTACGAACTTGCAAATTTCCATCATCTATAGAATTTCCACTAAAATATTCTGTTTTTCTTTTTGATAGTAATTTTCCAAAATTTACTGAACCTGCATTTTTATCAAAGAACGAACCATTTATACCATAATTTTCAGCAACTAGTGTATTGGTGTAAATGATAGTTTCATTAGTTTTTTTATCGCGTTCGTAGAAATATATTTCTTTTAACTCTTCTTGTTTAGGAATTTTACCAGTACTATCAATTAACTTATTATAATAATTATAAAAGGAAACTAACTCTTTTTCATTGATTGTATTAGAAACATTACCTAAAACTTGTTGAACGTGATATTTAAATTCTTCTTCATTTTTGTCCAAAGAAATAGATATCCAATACAATTGAACTAAAATTATACCAATTAATGATAAACTCATTAAAAAGACTAATAATCTAAACCTTGACTTATTCATCGAAACAAATTTAACATTTTAACATTTATAGTTAAAATACATTAACCAAAGATTAACATATAAACTATTTTTTAGGATTTTGCTAAAATTTTAAGAATTTTGTCAATATTTAGGAAAGTCTCTTTTAAATTAATATTTTCCACAACAAAATCGCTCATTTTTATCTTTTCTTCATCAGAAAATTGATTGTTAATTCTAACTAATATTTCGTCTTTTGTTAAATTATCACGTTTCATTGCTCTTTCAACACGAAGTGATACAGGAGCTGTAATTAAAATAACCTTATCACATTCTTTATTTCCTCCAGTTTCAAATAAAATGGCAACTTCTTTAATTACAAAAGGATAATTCTTATGTTCTTTTAACCAATTGCTGAAATGAAGTCGCACTTCTGGATGAACGATGGCATTTAATTCTTTTAATTTTTCGGGATTATTGAATACAAGTTGGGCAATTTTTTTTCGATTTAACGTTGCATCTGAATTGAGAATACTCTCTGAAAACAAATTTTGAATTTTTTGTTTTATATTCTCGCATTCCATAATGTTTTTTGCTTCTTCATCTGCTATATAAACAGGAATTCCTTTTGACGCCATATAAGCTGCAACAGTAGATTTACCACTGCCAATTCCTCCTGTTAAACCAATAATTTTTGTCATCTCTATTTTTTAAAAAACAACTCAGGAAACGCTTCTTGTGGCTTTTGTTTCAAAATGAAAACTTTAAAATACGATAATAAAAATCCTTTTCCGTATCCAAAAAACTGAATTATAGAAGCCCATATAGAATAAAACGCAATTTTTATACTTTTATTGGACAATAAAGAAATTAAGAATAAAAGTGCAAAATATAATCCGTATAAATACATGAAATAAGGAACATTAATAAGTACAGACAGAAGAGCCACAATAAAACCAAAACAAAATAAAGTTGGAAACCAAAATGTTATTTTAGTGTGTTCAGGATACCATGAATTTAATATTGGGCGCGCTTTTCCAAATTTATTTACTTGTATTTGAAATTTTTCCCAACTAATTCTTCTTTTATGATAAACAAATGCATTTTTTATAAGCTTGGTTTTAAAACCTAAATTCCATAATCGGATTGACAAATCGGGGTCTTCTCCAGGATGAATATTTCCAAAACCATTTGAAGCTTCGAATGCTTTTTTAGACAACCCCATATTAAAACTTCGGGGTTGAAATTTATCTACTTTTTCACTTCCTCCTCTAATTCCACCAGTAGTAATAAAAGAAGTCATGGTAAAGTTTATTGCCTTTTGAATATCTGAAAAGGAATCAAGTGCTGCATCAGGACCACCAAAACAATCTACGTATTCTTCATTAAGACTATTTTGAACCTGATTTAAATAATCTGGTGGAATAATACAATCTGAATCTAAAATAATAAAATAATCTCCTTTAGCCACTTTCATCCCGTAATTTCGAGAATCACCAGGACCAGAATTTGGTTTATTATAATAGGAAATATGCAATTGATTTGAATATTTTTCAACAACATCATTACAGGGAATTGATGAGCCATCTTCCACAATTACAACTTCAAAAGGAATTGATGAATTGAACTTAGTTAAACTTTCTAACAATTCGTCAATTTCATCGGGTCTATTATAAACGGGAACTATAAATGAAAAATACATCCGTAATTTTTTTACAAAATTACATAAATTTTATGTGGAATAGAACTATCAAATTAGTTCATTAATGAAAATAAAATACCTAAAAATAAAAAAGTCCCGATAAAATCGGGACTTTAATTTAATAACTAAAATTATTATTGTTTTACAACTTTTAAAGTTTTAATTGTATCACCAAGTGTAACATTAACAATATAAGTACCTGCACTTAATTGAGACATATCTACTTGAGAAGAGGTTGCATTAACATTTTTAGAAAGAACTTCTTGACCTATCATATTGATAACTTTTACAGAAGAAATTTCAGTAGCATAAGAGATATTTAAAACATCTTTAACTGGGTTAGGATAAGCAGAGAAAGAATTTGAATTAAAATCTCCATTGCTTAATACACAAGTTACAGCCATTTCAAAATTTCCTACATTTGATCCAAAACCTTCTACCAAGATGTAATATGTAGTAGTTCCATCAGCAGTAAATGTAACAGATGATTGAGCATTACAGAAATCGTCATTAAACGCAATTTCAGTTCCACCACAAGCATCATATACTCTTAAATAACTATCATAGTTTGTATTATTACATAAACTT
It encodes the following:
- a CDS encoding YggS family pyridoxal phosphate-dependent enzyme; this translates as MSISKNLNNIKSQLPAHVTLVAVSKTKPISDLMEAYDAGQRIFGENYVQELVEKQEQMPNDIQWHFIGHLQSRKVKLIAPFVSLIHGVDSLKLLQEINKQAAKNNRVIDCLLQVFIAEEESKFGLDEQELNEILEHVHNDKENYKNIRIVGLMGMATFTENQNQIEKEFKHLKTIFDTITSCTDAINRVSPENIDIKILSMGMSGDYQLAISCGSTMVRIGSSIFGTRNYQ
- a CDS encoding exonuclease domain-containing protein — its product is MYAIIDIETTGGQYNEEGITEIAIYKFDGHEVVDQFISLVNPEKPIQPFVVKLTGINNAMLRSAPKFYEVAKRIIEITEGCVIVAHNASFDYRILKTEFRRLGFDFKKQTLCTVELAKKLIPGQESYSLGKLVRSLGIPMADRHRASGDALATVKLFKMLLVKDIEKEIVKSFIKTEIKSGMSPKLLDIVENLPSKTGIYYIHNEKGDLIYIGKSKNIKKRVNQHFTGTSSKSKKIQRDVFAVTFEETGSELIALLKESEEIKINKPIYNRAQRKSIFQYALYQHTNEQGYISLTVEKADGRKKEITSFTSLQEGKNALFKITEKYNLCQKINGLYDTQNGCFQYKIKECNGACLGEENPESYNERVLEFIEENSFENNNMVILDRGRTYDERTAVLIENGIYKGYCFYDLNYQVNNIEILKNIIIPMQHNRDTKTIIQSYIRKNKVYKIIRF
- the miaA gene encoding tRNA (adenosine(37)-N6)-dimethylallyltransferase MiaA, coding for MNYLITIIGPTAIGKTALSITLAQHFGCEIISCDSRQFFKEMKIGTAVPSDEELAAATHHFIQNKSIFESYSVGDFEQEALSKLDELFQKNNIQIMVGGSGLYVDAVLKGFDDFPDIDDSVRNEINTKYDALGINFLQEQLQKLDSEYYQKLETDNPQTLQNPQRMKRFVEVCLGTGKPYSSFIGKRKNKRNFTPIIIGLEADREIMYDRINQRVDIMLNEGLLAEAESLYPNKHLNALQTVGYRELFDYFDRKITLEFAIEQIKMNTRRFAKRQITWFKRTENVSWFDYLTDRKEIISSIKSMIHNS
- a CDS encoding acyl-[acyl-carrier-protein] thioesterase; this encodes MPISSNFTSILEQEYEINFLQCYPNGLLKYTELCNIFQITAGIHADLGGISFSDMQEHHQAWVMSKMRLEIISLPKWKEKVTVKTWIKSLENSRSTRCLELYRGDEKLAGCETYWAVLNTQIRRPENLALPHEHFIKYPEHSATEKSVQRINLDVAFEKILDYKVQLSDLDIVNHANNVKYLEWCLNTMDRKFILKQNIKGFEMNFLKELNWNDEAIISKNENTYIITKDEKVCYALEIIE
- a CDS encoding response regulator transcription factor yields the protein MEAKKILLVEDDPNFGAVLKDYLMINDFEVTLAKNGMEGFEKFKKDTYDLCILDVMMPYKDGYTLAREIREKNQEVPIIFLTAKTLKEDVLKGYKVGADDYLNKPFDSEVLLMKIKAIIQRKASEVKPDTTKFEFEIGKFHLNSKLRFLTYPGQEPIKLSPKECELLKMLALHENDLMPRELALTKIWRDDNYFTSRSMDVYIAKLRKFLKQDENVEILNIHGEGFRLVIKK
- a CDS encoding sensor histidine kinase — translated: MNKSRFRLLVFLMSLSLIGIILVQLYWISISLDKNEEEFKYHVQQVLGNVSNTINEKELVSFYNYYNKLIDSTGKIPKQEELKEIYFYERDKKTNETIIYTNTLVAENYGINGSFFDKNAGSVNFGKLLSKRKTEYFSGNSIDDGNLQVRTLPDLSINKSGSVTSLDKANFEVTFKDVVSLKPIQERVSVEQLGKYLKDELHKYGVKTPFEFGIYSNGLATKIRSENFKYNSNTTYGIPILQDNEGMSMYQLLVSFPQKSKFVFSSLIGISTLSLLFTLVIVLTYSSALNQLIKQKQISEIKTDFINNMTHEFKTPIATINLALDAIKNPKIIEDKEKVQRYLQMIKEENKRMHAQVENVLRISKLEKNELDISKEPRDVTEIIEDAIEHVSLIVEDRQGIIHQHFNAQRSTILLNEVHFTNVLVNVLDNAIKYSPDAPIIDVFTENIKDFILIKIQDQGAGMSKVAQKRVFEKFYREHTGDLHNVKGHGLGLAYVKQIVEDHNGQIFVESEKGKGSTFIIKMPLIN
- the coaE gene encoding dephospho-CoA kinase (Dephospho-CoA kinase (CoaE) performs the final step in coenzyme A biosynthesis.), producing MTKIIGLTGGIGSGKSTVAAYMASKGIPVYIADEEAKNIMECENIKQKIQNLFSESILNSDATLNRKKIAQLVFNNPEKLKELNAIVHPEVRLHFSNWLKEHKNYPFVIKEVAILFETGGNKECDKVILITAPVSLRVERAMKRDNLTKDEILVRINNQFSDEEKIKMSDFVVENINLKETFLNIDKILKILAKS
- a CDS encoding glycosyltransferase, with amino-acid sequence MYFSFIVPVYNRPDEIDELLESLTKFNSSIPFEVVIVEDGSSIPCNDVVEKYSNQLHISYYNKPNSGPGDSRNYGMKVAKGDYFIILDSDCIIPPDYLNQVQNSLNEEYVDCFGGPDAALDSFSDIQKAINFTMTSFITTGGIRGGSEKVDKFQPRSFNMGLSKKAFEASNGFGNIHPGEDPDLSIRLWNLGFKTKLIKNAFVYHKRRISWEKFQIQVNKFGKARPILNSWYPEHTKITFWFPTLFCFGFIVALLSVLINVPYFMYLYGLYFALLFLISLLSNKSIKIAFYSIWASIIQFFGYGKGFLLSYFKVFILKQKPQEAFPELFFKK